The following coding sequences lie in one Thermosulfuriphilus ammonigenes genomic window:
- a CDS encoding V-type ATP synthase subunit B → MKGSVEYIGLEKVQGPLVVIKGVQGVGFHEMAEVTDETGRVRLARVLAVSEEAAVLEIFEGTVGLSITRTKIRFLGRPFEFRVSVEEIMGRVFDGLGRPLDGGPPPVIGQPRNVNGLPINPVARVYPQDFIQTGISSIDGLNTLVRGQKLPIFSGSGLPHDELAAQIVRQARLLKEEESFAIVFAAMGIKHEQADFFRENFEESGRLKNVVMFLNLADDPSIERLITPRIALTVAEYLAYEEDRHVLVILTDMTNYCEALREVSTSKGEVPSRKGYPGYLYSDLASIYERAGRIRTAKGSITQIPILTMPDDDITHPIPDLTGYITEGQIVLDRGLFQKGIYPPINILPSLSRLMADGIGKGHTREDHRNLASQLYALYARSKQIERLAAIIGEEDLSELDKRYLSFSREFEKKFINQGPQENRSIFTTLDLGWQLAMILPERELSRVKPEEIIQYGQKGRDRWPKD, encoded by the coding sequence ATGAAGGGTTCTGTAGAGTATATCGGCCTGGAGAAGGTCCAGGGGCCTTTAGTGGTGATAAAAGGAGTCCAGGGAGTGGGATTCCATGAGATGGCCGAGGTTACAGATGAGACCGGACGGGTCAGACTGGCCCGGGTCCTGGCAGTTTCTGAAGAGGCTGCGGTTTTAGAAATTTTTGAGGGTACGGTGGGGCTCTCCATCACTAGAACAAAGATTCGCTTTTTGGGAAGGCCCTTTGAATTTCGGGTTTCGGTAGAAGAGATCATGGGAAGAGTCTTTGATGGTCTGGGACGCCCCCTTGATGGAGGGCCACCTCCGGTGATAGGGCAACCTCGTAATGTTAATGGCCTTCCCATTAATCCGGTAGCTAGAGTCTATCCCCAAGATTTTATTCAGACGGGAATCTCAAGCATTGATGGCCTTAATACCCTTGTCCGCGGCCAAAAACTTCCCATTTTTTCTGGAAGCGGTCTTCCACACGACGAGCTAGCGGCCCAAATAGTTCGCCAGGCCCGGCTCCTCAAGGAGGAAGAATCCTTTGCCATTGTCTTTGCAGCTATGGGTATAAAACATGAACAGGCGGATTTTTTTAGAGAGAACTTCGAGGAGAGCGGCCGCCTTAAAAACGTGGTTATGTTTCTTAACCTAGCCGATGACCCTTCCATTGAGAGGCTCATCACTCCTCGTATAGCCCTTACGGTAGCTGAATATCTGGCCTATGAGGAAGATAGACATGTCTTGGTAATTCTTACAGACATGACCAATTATTGTGAGGCCTTAAGGGAAGTCTCTACCTCTAAGGGAGAGGTGCCCAGTCGTAAAGGTTACCCGGGGTATCTTTACAGTGATCTGGCCTCCATCTATGAACGGGCCGGCCGGATCCGTACGGCCAAAGGATCCATCACTCAAATTCCTATCCTAACTATGCCTGATGACGATATTACCCACCCCATCCCAGACCTTACCGGTTATATTACCGAGGGGCAGATTGTTCTTGACCGTGGACTTTTTCAAAAAGGAATATATCCTCCCATTAACATTCTACCTTCCCTTTCCCGCCTTATGGCTGATGGTATTGGTAAAGGACACACTCGGGAAGATCATCGTAATCTAGCCAGCCAGCTCTATGCCCTCTACGCTCGATCTAAACAAATAGAACGTTTAGCAGCTATTATAGGCGAAGAGGACCTTTCCGAACTTGACAAACGGTACCTTAGTTTTTCTCGTGAGTTTGAAAAAAAGTTTATCAACCAAGGGCCTCAAGAGAATCGATCCATTTTTACCACTCTGGATCTCGGCTGGCAGCTGGCCATGATTCTTCCGGAAAGAGAGCTCTCTAGAGTCAAACCAGAAGAAATCATTCAATACGGTCAAAAGGGAAGAGACCGATGGCCGAAAGACTAA
- a CDS encoding HDOD domain-containing protein — protein sequence MEEVNRRFGFDTLKAIEDELAKIHPISPYVFEVLEAAQRDDISLLDLGRRLSFDPVICAHLLRACRSAAYGIRFPVESPLHAVALLGAERVIQIVLSLTIKEQIGVFLASSFEHEVWEHSLAVAFGIQGMIRLLNSPLSLAVGFTAGLLHDLGKLVLYRASGGDPDLAQAQLKGGEVGLKAERERCGKDHIQIMASILEQWALSNEIKQAILEHHLSPREMKTSLGRFLLWSHYLARKARHEREDGEPPPLKNKDLQQLVGWIRLELEALSCFFS from the coding sequence ATGGAAGAAGTTAACCGCCGCTTTGGTTTCGATACCTTAAAGGCTATAGAGGATGAACTTGCCAAGATTCACCCCATTTCTCCTTATGTCTTTGAAGTCCTAGAAGCTGCTCAACGGGATGATATTTCCCTTCTTGATCTAGGAAGGCGCCTCAGTTTTGATCCGGTTATATGTGCTCATTTGTTGCGAGCCTGCCGTTCGGCCGCTTATGGGATTCGCTTCCCTGTAGAATCCCCCCTTCATGCTGTGGCCCTCCTGGGAGCTGAAAGGGTTATTCAGATTGTCCTCTCCCTGACTATTAAGGAGCAGATAGGGGTTTTTCTGGCTTCAAGTTTTGAGCATGAGGTCTGGGAACACTCCTTGGCCGTGGCTTTCGGTATCCAGGGAATGATCAGGCTTTTAAACTCCCCCCTGAGCTTGGCCGTAGGATTTACAGCTGGTCTTCTTCACGATCTGGGTAAACTCGTTCTATATCGAGCCAGCGGTGGCGATCCGGATTTGGCCCAGGCCCAACTAAAAGGGGGAGAGGTGGGACTTAAAGCGGAAAGGGAGCGCTGTGGCAAAGATCATATCCAGATTATGGCCTCCATCCTTGAACAGTGGGCCCTGAGTAATGAGATAAAGCAGGCCATTTTAGAACATCATCTTTCCCCTAGAGAGATGAAGACCTCCCTTGGCCGATTTCTCCTTTGGTCCCATTATCTGGCCCGTAAGGCCCGCCACGAAAGAGAAGATGGCGAACCCCCTCCCTTAAAAAACAAAGACCTTCAACAACTTGTGGGTTGGATAAGGCTCGAACTGGAGGCCTTAAGCTGTTTCTTCAGTTAA
- a CDS encoding Maf family protein produces MDHSERPGPFRNLAPLVLASSSPRRQEMLARLGISFETFPSEVSEAQRPLESPENYVCRLALKKAQKVASLRPRAFVLAADTTVVIGEKILGKPESLQEAREMLSMLSGREHQVLTAYAILGPQGQSRGGLSITSVVFKKLLPEEIEAYLRTPEPWDKAGAYAIQGLASYMIRRVRGSVSNVVGLPLTEAIEDLLSLGVITYRL; encoded by the coding sequence ATGGACCACTCAGAACGCCCGGGACCTTTTCGGAATCTAGCCCCTTTAGTGTTAGCCTCGAGTTCTCCCAGGAGGCAGGAAATGCTGGCTCGCCTGGGAATCTCTTTTGAAACTTTTCCGAGTGAGGTCTCGGAAGCCCAAAGGCCCCTTGAGTCGCCAGAGAATTATGTCTGCCGCCTGGCTCTCAAAAAGGCTCAGAAAGTAGCCTCCTTAAGGCCCAGGGCCTTCGTCCTCGCCGCTGATACCACCGTGGTTATCGGGGAAAAGATCCTAGGTAAACCGGAAAGTCTTCAAGAAGCCCGAGAGATGCTTTCTATGCTTTCGGGGCGGGAGCATCAAGTCCTTACGGCTTATGCCATTTTGGGACCCCAAGGACAAAGTCGAGGGGGTCTTTCTATTACCTCGGTGGTCTTTAAGAAGCTTCTTCCTGAGGAAATAGAAGCCTATCTTCGCACTCCAGAGCCTTGGGACAAAGCCGGAGCCTATGCCATTCAGGGGCTAGCCAGTTATATGATTCGTCGGGTCAGGGGTTCAGTTAGTAATGTTGTAGGTCTTCCCTTAACAGAGGCGATTGAGGATCTTTTAAGTCTTGGAGTGATCACCTACCGCCTCTAA
- the rgy gene encoding reverse gyrase: MTLFILAHGCPNCRGAIDDNRLTRGFPCEACLPRADNGVCESLKKSGKLKSLSVYCQARDLAQNFEAQFVRALKGPPSRIQLSWALRLYLGESFAIVAPTGVGKTTFGLMASLLEPGKVLILVPTRLLADQLGGRLEKMAQAAGLRRQILVYRSRKAERQRLETGNFDILVATTAFFYRRFAALSAFSFRLIFIDDVDSFLKRSSQVDLLFKLLGFDEEEIALAVKLRLTAEEERRLEEARRRLRDRTLIVSSATLRPRTNRLLLFRRLLGFEIQRATSTLRRIEDTYLEFPSYETALKKVPNLVHHLGGGGLLFLAGDLGREAVEEAASYLRNQGLSVLSYLELSPERLYEEMSRGDFHLALGLAHPTNPLVRGIDLPQVLRYVLFLGVPKYLIPTKLTLAPRMLLLVLQALMPLLEDKERSQALADIIYLRRYQGVKEEALERYPRLKERFTTIRNRLSDLLKDEKFLSRLRQSPEVFVEERDGELFLIVADTTSYLQASGRVSRLTVAGLTQGLSVILSWEPRALTSLKRRLRLLGQEVTLKPFESVDLERLLETIDKSRQAVSSSGAPDLFRTTLVVVESPHKARTIASFFGRPTARRIRESLAYEIPLEDRILVVTASLGHLVNLSRLKGIFGVIKEGNRFLPIYDTIKICRTTGEELIDPEETKDCPPGELWDKADLVAGLQHLAFCADEVLVASDPDAEGEKIAYDLQAFLRPFQKNIYRLEFHEVTPRALREALKSPGQFKTSRVKAQLTRRLLDRWVGFGLSRQLWKTFGRRGLSAGRVQSPVLGWIIERALEARQKKARLEYLLGDRRQVLEIEDISLAKRLFEALPAAKIQVLERGQEFKHPLPPFTTDLILEEANRRLRFSARQTMALLQELFETGLITYHRTDSTRVSEYGRLQVARPYIVETLGEEFFYPRGFSEEGAHEAIRPTRPEPSERLRLLLAAGLLELKDPEAALSLYDLIFRRFMASQMRPSEVEVARLRFELEGFSWEESVVTKVLRPGFEQLWPTFFPLKGEDFRPHPLNFRLVPRKSPFSQGSLIREMKERGLGRPSTYAEIINTLLARGYIVERRGLLFPTALGKRVYRFLKEHYSHLTDEELTRQVEAAMDHIEAGELSWQEVVREAYQRLRPLLEAVGDHSKT; encoded by the coding sequence ATGACCCTTTTTATTTTGGCCCATGGCTGTCCCAATTGTCGGGGGGCTATAGATGATAACCGCCTGACCAGAGGTTTTCCCTGTGAGGCCTGTCTTCCTCGGGCCGATAACGGAGTCTGTGAGAGCTTAAAGAAATCAGGAAAGCTTAAGTCCCTTTCGGTTTATTGTCAGGCCAGGGATCTAGCTCAAAATTTTGAGGCCCAATTCGTTCGAGCCCTGAAAGGCCCTCCTTCTAGAATCCAGCTCTCCTGGGCCTTAAGGCTTTATCTGGGAGAATCCTTTGCCATTGTAGCTCCAACCGGAGTAGGGAAGACCACCTTTGGTCTTATGGCCTCTCTTCTAGAGCCTGGGAAGGTTCTGATCCTTGTTCCTACCAGACTTCTGGCCGATCAGCTGGGAGGACGTCTGGAAAAAATGGCCCAGGCGGCGGGACTCAGGCGGCAAATTCTTGTTTATCGGAGCCGCAAGGCAGAAAGACAACGATTGGAGACCGGAAATTTTGACATATTAGTGGCCACTACAGCCTTCTTTTACCGGCGTTTTGCTGCCCTTTCAGCCTTTTCCTTCCGGCTGATCTTTATCGATGATGTAGATTCCTTTCTTAAACGGTCTTCCCAGGTGGATCTCCTCTTTAAACTTCTTGGCTTTGATGAAGAAGAGATCGCCCTAGCAGTAAAGTTAAGACTAACAGCCGAGGAGGAGCGACGTTTGGAAGAGGCCCGAAGACGTCTAAGAGACCGAACTCTCATTGTCTCCTCGGCCACCCTCCGTCCCCGGACAAACCGGCTCCTTCTCTTCCGCCGTCTGCTTGGTTTTGAGATCCAGCGGGCTACAAGCACTCTGAGACGAATAGAAGATACATATCTGGAATTTCCTTCCTATGAGACGGCCCTTAAGAAAGTTCCTAATCTGGTGCATCATCTGGGGGGCGGAGGTCTTCTTTTTTTGGCTGGAGATCTGGGGCGGGAGGCGGTAGAAGAGGCTGCTTCTTATCTTCGAAATCAAGGCCTGTCGGTCCTCTCCTACCTTGAGCTCTCCCCTGAAAGACTCTATGAGGAGATGAGCCGGGGAGACTTTCATCTGGCCCTGGGGCTGGCTCATCCTACCAACCCCCTTGTCCGGGGGATCGATCTCCCCCAAGTCCTTCGTTATGTTCTTTTTTTAGGGGTTCCTAAATATCTCATCCCTACCAAGTTAACCTTGGCTCCAAGGATGCTCCTTCTGGTTCTTCAGGCCCTGATGCCTCTTTTGGAGGACAAAGAGCGCTCTCAGGCCTTGGCCGATATTATTTACCTTAGGCGATATCAAGGGGTAAAAGAAGAGGCCCTGGAGCGTTATCCCCGGCTTAAAGAAAGGTTTACAACCATAAGGAATCGCCTTTCGGATCTCCTCAAAGACGAGAAGTTCCTGTCCAGGTTACGGCAGAGCCCAGAAGTCTTTGTTGAGGAGCGTGATGGGGAGCTCTTTCTAATAGTGGCCGATACTACCTCCTATCTTCAGGCCTCAGGTCGGGTCTCTCGCCTCACGGTGGCTGGTCTTACCCAGGGTCTTTCCGTGATTTTGAGTTGGGAACCAAGGGCCCTGACCAGTTTGAAAAGGCGTCTCCGTCTTTTAGGGCAGGAGGTAACCTTAAAGCCCTTTGAATCCGTGGATCTTGAGAGACTCCTGGAGACCATAGACAAAAGTCGGCAGGCCGTTTCTTCTTCCGGGGCCCCAGATCTTTTCCGGACCACTCTTGTGGTGGTGGAGAGCCCCCACAAGGCCCGAACCATTGCCTCTTTTTTTGGTCGGCCTACAGCGCGTCGAATAAGGGAATCCCTGGCCTACGAGATTCCCCTTGAGGATCGAATCCTGGTAGTTACCGCTAGCCTTGGTCATCTGGTCAATCTTTCACGACTTAAGGGAATCTTTGGGGTCATAAAGGAGGGAAATCGCTTCTTACCTATCTACGATACCATCAAAATCTGCCGGACTACGGGAGAAGAACTGATAGATCCTGAGGAAACCAAGGATTGTCCTCCGGGGGAGCTTTGGGACAAGGCTGATCTTGTGGCTGGCCTTCAACACCTGGCCTTCTGTGCTGATGAGGTCTTGGTGGCTAGTGATCCCGATGCTGAGGGGGAAAAGATTGCCTATGATCTCCAGGCCTTCCTTCGCCCCTTTCAAAAAAACATTTATCGCTTAGAGTTCCACGAAGTGACGCCCAGGGCCCTAAGGGAGGCCCTTAAGTCCCCTGGCCAGTTTAAAACCTCCCGGGTCAAGGCCCAACTTACCCGCCGTTTGCTTGACCGCTGGGTGGGATTCGGTCTTTCCCGTCAGCTCTGGAAAACCTTTGGTCGCCGGGGGCTTTCCGCCGGTCGCGTTCAGAGCCCGGTTCTGGGCTGGATAATAGAAAGGGCTCTTGAGGCCCGTCAAAAAAAGGCCCGCCTAGAGTATCTCTTAGGGGATAGAAGACAGGTACTGGAGATAGAAGACATTTCTCTGGCCAAACGCCTCTTTGAAGCCCTTCCTGCCGCTAAGATTCAGGTGCTAGAAAGAGGCCAGGAATTTAAACACCCTCTTCCTCCCTTTACCACAGACCTCATTCTTGAAGAGGCCAACCGTCGTCTTCGCTTTTCAGCTCGCCAAACCATGGCCTTGCTTCAAGAGCTCTTTGAGACCGGTCTGATTACCTATCACCGCACAGACTCCACCCGGGTCTCTGAGTATGGTCGTCTTCAGGTGGCTCGTCCTTACATTGTGGAGACTTTGGGAGAGGAGTTTTTTTATCCTCGGGGTTTTTCCGAGGAGGGAGCCCATGAGGCCATTCGTCCCACCCGACCAGAGCCTTCTGAGAGACTGCGGCTTCTTCTGGCCGCAGGCCTCCTTGAACTTAAGGATCCCGAAGCGGCTTTAAGCCTTTATGACCTTATTTTTCGCCGCTTTATGGCCAGCCAGATGAGACCATCGGAGGTGGAGGTGGCCCGGCTTCGTTTTGAGCTTGAGGGGTTCAGTTGGGAAGAGTCAGTAGTTACCAAAGTTCTTAGACCGGGGTTTGAACAGCTATGGCCAACATTTTTCCCTCTAAAAGGGGAGGATTTCCGTCCCCATCCCCTGAATTTTCGTCTTGTTCCTCGCAAGTCCCCTTTTAGCCAGGGAAGCCTTATCCGGGAGATGAAGGAGCGGGGCCTTGGTCGCCCTTCGACTTATGCCGAGATAATAAATACTCTGCTGGCCCGTGGCTACATAGTGGAGCGCCGGGGCTTACTTTTCCCTACGGCCTTGGGGAAAAGAGTTTATCGCTTTCTTAAAGAGCATTATTCCCACTTAACCGATGAGGAACTGACCCGTCAGGTCGAAGCCGCCATGGATCATATCGAAGCCGGAGAGTTAAGCTGGCAAGAGGTTGTCAGAGAGGCCTATCAACGGCTTCGTCCTCTTTTAGAGGCGGTAGGTGATCACTCCAAGACTTAA
- a CDS encoding TatD family hydrolase: MELIDTHAHLNLPEFKKDLEPTIQRAREAGLRAIINVGIDLESSQKAIDLARKYPDLWATAGFHPHEAHRADEEDLRKLLELLKEDKTVALGEIGLDYAKERSPRAIQQEVFGRQLEIAKQEELPVIIHDREAHEDVLAIVREVGWWQGVFHCFAGDRKMARSVLDLGFYISITGIVTFPKAENIREIVAYCPLDRLLIETDCPFLAPVPHRGRRNEPAFVIHVAEEIARVKKIALEEIARWTTQNARDLFGI, from the coding sequence ATGGAACTAATTGACACCCACGCCCATCTTAATCTTCCGGAGTTCAAAAAGGATCTCGAGCCCACCATCCAAAGGGCCCGCGAAGCAGGGCTAAGGGCCATTATAAACGTAGGGATAGACCTTGAAAGCAGCCAAAAGGCTATCGATTTGGCCCGAAAATATCCTGATCTCTGGGCCACGGCCGGTTTTCACCCCCATGAGGCCCATCGGGCCGATGAAGAGGATCTTAGGAAACTACTTGAACTACTTAAAGAGGATAAAACCGTTGCCCTTGGAGAAATCGGCCTTGATTATGCCAAGGAAAGAAGCCCTAGGGCTATTCAGCAGGAGGTATTCGGGCGTCAACTGGAGATAGCCAAACAGGAAGAACTGCCGGTAATCATCCATGATCGTGAGGCCCATGAAGACGTCTTAGCCATTGTTCGTGAGGTTGGCTGGTGGCAGGGAGTGTTTCACTGTTTTGCCGGAGACAGAAAGATGGCCCGGTCCGTACTTGATCTCGGTTTCTACATCTCTATCACTGGAATTGTCACCTTCCCTAAGGCCGAAAACATCCGAGAGATTGTTGCCTATTGCCCCCTTGACCGGCTTCTCATTGAGACAGACTGTCCCTTTCTGGCCCCGGTTCCCCATCGAGGAAGACGCAATGAACCCGCCTTTGTCATCCATGTAGCCGAGGAAATCGCCAGGGTTAAAAAAATTGCTCTGGAGGAGATCGCCCGATGGACCACTCAGAACGCCCGGGACCTTTTCGGAATCTAG
- a CDS encoding universal stress protein: MALFRRILVPVDNSPYSLDAVKLAAQLAKIHRSEIKLLHVLDTSVFEQLVRFSSKDKKTIREALYQEACGFLADMKQEAQKEAIPIEVAITQGTPHEEILAEADTWGAELIVMGKLGRRGVRSILLGSVAERVIEFSEIPVLIVK; this comes from the coding sequence ATGGCCCTCTTTAGACGTATCCTCGTTCCGGTGGATAATTCTCCCTATTCTCTAGATGCTGTCAAACTAGCCGCCCAGTTGGCCAAGATTCATCGTTCAGAGATCAAGCTTCTCCATGTTCTTGATACTTCAGTATTTGAACAACTGGTCCGTTTTTCAAGCAAAGATAAAAAAACCATTCGGGAAGCCCTTTATCAGGAGGCCTGTGGCTTCCTGGCAGATATGAAGCAGGAGGCCCAGAAAGAGGCCATACCTATAGAAGTGGCTATTACCCAAGGGACCCCTCATGAGGAAATCCTGGCTGAGGCTGATACCTGGGGGGCGGAACTCATTGTTATGGGAAAATTGGGGCGTCGGGGAGTAAGAAGTATTCTCCTGGGTAGCGTGGCTGAAAGGGTGATCGAATTCTCGGAGATTCCTGTTCTGATAGTCAAATAA
- a CDS encoding DUF3034 family protein — translation MKRGLISFVLGVCFFLWVSAVVQAGPPLTNAEGVGGCALNPFAYIGNPIPKDGKGLGGSAYVGMPQIGIWKIGLYGNKSPGSIGRIDWLALGANISLFNRVELGYSHEYVDIEHLQNVGKDNFSVKANLVRDGDFGLSYMPAISVGAIYKTTSYNAASDDNDIDYYVVATKMLGNLPVPVLLNAGLLSTKGIVRGVLGFGDDRDTVFFGNIELVVLKKFILGWEFEDNVDTDDAKTHSMWETHLAYMYNSDLMLVVSYAFTGDNENNENSFGDGFVFSLQYSF, via the coding sequence ATGAAAAGGGGGTTGATTAGTTTTGTTTTGGGGGTGTGTTTCTTTCTTTGGGTATCGGCCGTGGTCCAGGCAGGACCTCCTCTGACCAACGCTGAGGGTGTCGGTGGTTGTGCCCTTAACCCCTTTGCCTATATAGGCAATCCTATTCCTAAAGATGGTAAAGGGTTAGGTGGTTCAGCTTATGTAGGAATGCCTCAGATTGGGATCTGGAAGATTGGGCTTTATGGTAACAAGTCTCCAGGAAGCATTGGCCGGATAGATTGGCTGGCCTTAGGGGCCAACATCAGTCTTTTTAATCGGGTCGAGCTTGGCTATAGCCATGAGTATGTCGATATCGAACATCTCCAAAATGTAGGCAAGGATAATTTCTCTGTTAAAGCTAATCTTGTCCGCGACGGTGATTTCGGTCTTTCTTATATGCCAGCCATTTCCGTAGGGGCTATCTATAAAACTACTAGTTATAACGCAGCCAGTGATGATAACGATATTGATTATTATGTTGTGGCTACCAAGATGTTGGGTAATCTCCCTGTTCCCGTGCTTCTGAATGCCGGTCTACTCTCCACCAAGGGTATCGTTCGCGGAGTTCTCGGTTTTGGTGATGATCGGGACACGGTCTTTTTTGGCAATATTGAACTGGTGGTTCTTAAAAAGTTCATTCTTGGCTGGGAATTTGAAGACAATGTCGATACTGATGATGCTAAGACCCACTCTATGTGGGAGACTCACCTAGCCTATATGTATAATTCTGACCTCATGTTGGTGGTCTCTTATGCCTTTACCGGCGACAATGAAAATAACGAAAACTCCTTTGGGGATGGCTTTGTCTTCTCCTTACAGTATAGCTTCTAA
- a CDS encoding V-type ATP synthase subunit D: MAERLNIPATKSNLIRLKEELSFAREGLDLLDQKKEALMGQISILSTKAHRLRQHLNRSLAEAYAFLDQALLFHGRLACERAALSNVLNERVQIRERSFMGVVLPLVKIEFSPARPAYGLQETGMAMDITGVIIRETLETIAELAELEVGLFRLVAEIRKTIRRLNALENIYLPLYQATVRHIQESLEEKEREALFQLKRLKGRKEAAYGPL, encoded by the coding sequence ATGGCCGAAAGACTAAATATCCCGGCCACCAAGAGTAATCTCATTCGCCTTAAGGAAGAGCTTTCCTTTGCCCGAGAGGGCCTTGATCTCCTTGATCAGAAAAAAGAGGCCCTCATGGGACAGATAAGCATTCTTTCCACCAAGGCCCATCGCCTGCGCCAGCACTTGAATCGATCCCTGGCTGAGGCCTATGCGTTTTTGGATCAGGCCCTCCTCTTCCATGGTCGGTTAGCCTGTGAGAGGGCCGCTCTCTCAAACGTCCTTAATGAAAGGGTTCAGATTAGAGAACGGAGTTTCATGGGAGTCGTGTTGCCTTTAGTAAAGATAGAGTTTTCTCCTGCTAGACCAGCCTACGGACTCCAGGAGACAGGAATGGCCATGGATATCACAGGAGTCATAATCAGAGAGACCTTAGAAACGATAGCCGAGCTGGCCGAACTAGAGGTAGGACTTTTTCGGCTTGTAGCCGAAATCCGCAAGACCATTCGTCGGCTCAATGCCTTAGAAAACATTTATCTTCCCCTTTATCAGGCCACCGTCAGACATATTCAGGAAAGCCTTGAAGAAAAAGAAAGGGAGGCCCTTTTCCAACTTAAACGTCTAAAAGGCCGAAAGGAGGCCGCTTATGGCCCTCTTTAG